The Armatimonadota bacterium DNA segment TGGAGCGCGTCGGGCTGCCGGGCGTGGAGGCGGAGCTGCAGCGGCAGCAGGTCCCGCCCGAGGCCATCCGGCGCCTCCTCGCGCTGCTCGAGGTCTCGGGCGACCCCGCCACCGTGCTGGCCGACCTGCGCCGCCACCTGGACAGGGAGGCCGAGGCGCTCGAGGGGGTCGCCGAGCTCGAGGAGATCCTGGCCACCCTGGACGAGGCGGGGGTGCCCCGGGCACGGCTGCGCGTCGACCCCTCCATGGTGCGCGGGCTGGAGTACTACACGGGGCCCATCTACGAGACCGTGGTGGAGCGGCCGCGCATCGGCAGCCTCACCGGCGGCGGGCGGTACGACCGCCTGGTGGGCCTCTTCGCCGGCCGGGAGATCCCGGCCACGGGGACGACCATCGGCATCGAGCGCATCCTCGAGGTGATGCAGGCGCACGGGATGTTCCCGCCAGCCCTGCGTCCTACCACGGTGGAGGTCCTGGTGACGGTCTTCCAGCCGGAGCTGCGCGGGGAGTCGCTGCGCCTGGCGCAGGCGCTGCGCGCCGGCGGGCTGCGCTGCGAGGTCGTCCTGGAGCCCCGCAGCCTGACCGACCAGCTCCGCTACGCCAACCGGCGGCGCATCCCGGCCGCGGTGGTGGTGGGGCCGGAGGAGGTCCGCACCGGGACGGTGCAGGTGCGCCACCTGGAGCGCGGCGAGCAGCGCACCGTCGCCCGGGCGGAGGCCGCCGCGGCCATCCGCGCCTGGCTCGGAGACCGCGGGGGGCCCGTTGAGGGGAGCGGTGCACCGTGATCGAGGTCAGCGAGGTCCCGGCGGTCATGATCAGCGCGGGGGGTCCGCGCCCGCGCACCTTGACCGGTGAGGTGCGGCCCGGCACCCCGGTGCGGCTGCTGGGCCACCTCCACCTGGTGCGGCGGCTCGGCGGCGTGACCTTCCTCGTCCTGCGCGACCGCTCCGGGACGGTGCAGGTGGTGGCTCCCGGGCGCGTGGACCTGCCCCGCGAGAGCGTGCTGGAAGTCCTGGGTCGCGGCCGGGCCGACCCCCGCGCCCCGGGCGGCGTGGAGGTGCAGGCGGAGCGCATCGCCGTGCTGGCGCGGCCCGCCGGGCGCCCCGCCTTCGACATCAGCAAGCCGGTGCTGCGCGCGACCCTGGAGACGCAGCTCGACCACCGCGCCCTCAGCCTGCGCCACCCGCGCGTGGCCGCCACCTTCCGCATCGCTGCCGCGCTGGTGCGTGGGTTCCGGCAGGCGCTGGAGGCCGAGGGGTTCCTGGAGATCCACACGAGCAAGCTGGTGGGGACGGCCACGGAGGGCGGGGCCCACCTCTTCCCGGTGGTCTACGGCGAGCGGCAGGCCTACCTGGCGCAGAGCCCGCAACTCTACAAGCAGATCTGCGTGGGCGCCTTCGAGCGCGTCTACGAGGTCGGCCCCGCCTTCCGCAACGAGCCCCACGAGACCACGCGCCACCTGGCCGAGTACACGAGCCTGGATGTCGAGGCGGCCTTCGTCACCCTGGAGGACCTGCTCGACCTGGAGACGCGCCTGGTGCGGGCGATGCTCGAGGAGGTACGCCGCACCGCGGCCGACGCGGTGCGGCTGCTCGGGGTCCGCATCCCGTCGGTGGACCGCATCCCCCGCATGACCTTCGAGCAAGCCACGGAGGTGCTCGCAGCCGGGGCCGGCCGGGCGGGAGCACCTCAGGGCGGGGCCGGGCGCGGCACGGCGGGCGCGGCCGTGGCGGACGACCTGACCCCGGAGGCGGAGCGGCGTCTGGGGGAGCACGCCGCGCGGGCGGGCAGCGACTTCCTCTTCGTCACCCACTTTCCCGCCGCCAGCCGTCCCTTCTACGCCCTCCCCGACCCCGAGCGGCCGGCGCGCTCCCTCTCCTTCGACCTGCTTTTCCGCGGCCTGGAGGTGACGACCGGCGGCCTGCGCATCCACGACGCCCGCCGGCTGCGGCGCCGCCTGCGGGAGCGCGGGCTCGACCCGGGGGCCTTCCGTGGCTACCTGGAGGCCTTCGCCGCCGGGATGCCGCCTCATGGTGGGTTCGCCATCGGGCTGGAGCGCTTCACCGCACAGCTCTGCGGCCTCGCCAACCTGCGGGCGGCGGCCCTCTTCCCCCGCGACCGCCGCCGGGTGGAGCCGTGACCGTGGGCGCGAGCACGCCTGACAGGGGACCCGGCGGCCCCTACCGCACCCACTACTGCGGCGCCCTGCGCCCGGAGCACGCCGGGCAGCACGTGCGGCTGGCCGGGTGGGTCCACCGGCGGCGCGACCTGGGCGGGGTGATCTTCCTCGACCTGCGCGACCGCGAGGGGATCGTCCAGGTGGTGGTCACGCCGGACGCCGGAGAGGCCTACCGGGCCGCCGACGCCTGCCGCGCCGAGTACGTCCTGCAGGTGGAGGGAGAGGTGCGACGGCGCCCGCCGGGCACCGAGAACCCCCGCCTGGCCACCGGGGCGGTGGAGGTGCGCGCCGAGCGGTGCACCGTGCTGGCCGCGTCGGAGACGCCGCCGTTCCCCATCGCCGAGGAGCAGCCGGTGGAGGAGGCGTTGCGCCTGCGCTACCGCTACCTCGACCTGCGCCGGCCCCGCATGACCCGCAACCTCCTCCTGCGCCACCGCCTGGCCCTGGCGCTGCGCCGCGCCTTCGACGCCCGCGGCTTCGTCGAGGTGGAGACCCCTATGCTCATCCGCTCCACCCCGGAAGGCGCGCGCGACTTCCTCGTGCCGAGCCGGCTCCACCCCGGGCGCTTCTACGTCCTGCCCCAGTCCCCGCAGCTCTTCAAGCAGATCCTCATGGTGGCGGGGGTGGACCGCTACGTGCAGATCGTGCGCTGCTTCCGCGACGAGGACCTGCGCGCCGACCGGCAGCCCGAGTTCACCCAGGTGGACGTGGAACTGACCTTCACCGACGAGGCCCAGGTGCAGGCGGTCACGGAGGCGGTGCTGGCCGAGGCGATCCAGGAGGTCCTGGGGGTGACGGTGGCCCGCCCCTTCCCGCGCCTCACCTACGGGGAGGCGCTGCTGCGGTACGGCACCGACACGCCCGACCTGCGCGTCGACCTGCCCATCGTGGACGTGACGGAGAGCAGCCTCGCCCGGGTGCCGCCGCTGGCGTCCGCCCGGGCGCGCGGCGAGGTGGTGCGGGGGCTGTGTCTCCCCGGCGGGGCGCGCTACTCGCGCCGGGAG contains these protein-coding regions:
- the hisS gene encoding histidine--tRNA ligase, which encodes MVTKVEPRLPKGMRDLLPEEMIRRRYVIEQVEAVFAAYGFEPLGTPALELWETLMGKYGPDAEKLIYHCQHPAGRERLALRYDLSVPLARVVAMHQELPRPFRRYQIAPVWRAERPQRGRFREFVQCDADIVGTASVQADAEILQVICEVLGRLGFEHFVVRLNNRKILNGLGAYAGVPASQLGGLYRAIDKLERVGLPGVEAELQRQQVPPEAIRRLLALLEVSGDPATVLADLRRHLDREAEALEGVAELEEILATLDEAGVPRARLRVDPSMVRGLEYYTGPIYETVVERPRIGSLTGGGRYDRLVGLFAGREIPATGTTIGIERILEVMQAHGMFPPALRPTTVEVLVTVFQPELRGESLRLAQALRAGGLRCEVVLEPRSLTDQLRYANRRRIPAAVVVGPEEVRTGTVQVRHLERGEQRTVARAEAAAAIRAWLGDRGGPVEGSGAP
- the aspS gene encoding aspartate--tRNA(Asn) ligase — encoded protein: MIEVSEVPAVMISAGGPRPRTLTGEVRPGTPVRLLGHLHLVRRLGGVTFLVLRDRSGTVQVVAPGRVDLPRESVLEVLGRGRADPRAPGGVEVQAERIAVLARPAGRPAFDISKPVLRATLETQLDHRALSLRHPRVAATFRIAAALVRGFRQALEAEGFLEIHTSKLVGTATEGGAHLFPVVYGERQAYLAQSPQLYKQICVGAFERVYEVGPAFRNEPHETTRHLAEYTSLDVEAAFVTLEDLLDLETRLVRAMLEEVRRTAADAVRLLGVRIPSVDRIPRMTFEQATEVLAAGAGRAGAPQGGAGRGTAGAAVADDLTPEAERRLGEHAARAGSDFLFVTHFPAASRPFYALPDPERPARSLSFDLLFRGLEVTTGGLRIHDARRLRRRLRERGLDPGAFRGYLEAFAAGMPPHGGFAIGLERFTAQLCGLANLRAAALFPRDRRRVEP
- the aspS gene encoding aspartate--tRNA ligase encodes the protein MTVGASTPDRGPGGPYRTHYCGALRPEHAGQHVRLAGWVHRRRDLGGVIFLDLRDREGIVQVVVTPDAGEAYRAADACRAEYVLQVEGEVRRRPPGTENPRLATGAVEVRAERCTVLAASETPPFPIAEEQPVEEALRLRYRYLDLRRPRMTRNLLLRHRLALALRRAFDARGFVEVETPMLIRSTPEGARDFLVPSRLHPGRFYVLPQSPQLFKQILMVAGVDRYVQIVRCFRDEDLRADRQPEFTQVDVELTFTDEAQVQAVTEAVLAEAIQEVLGVTVARPFPRLTYGEALLRYGTDTPDLRVDLPIVDVTESSLARVPPLASARARGEVVRGLCLPGGARYSRREVDALGERLRAEGVGGPATLAFTGAGVRGSLARTVPPAEVEEVRTHFGAGPGDLVLLAWGPADRVGSALGRLRLEVARREGWLPPDRLAFCWVTEFPLVEWDPEEGRLVAVHHPFTAPVEADRPLMATEPLRVRARAYDLVLNGVEVGGGSIRIADPALQREVFRLIGLDEAAAQERFGFLLDALRFGAPPHGGIALGFDRLVMLLAGEETIRDVIAFPKTAAGTDLMTGAPAPVDPRQLAEVHIALLHDTLQGLEDGLEG